One genomic segment of Streptomyces sp. NBC_00239 includes these proteins:
- a CDS encoding alpha/beta hydrolase yields the protein MVPVLPGAEPFRHEGGEVGVLLCHGFTGSPQSMRPWADFLAERGLTVSLPLLPGHGTRWEDMQLTGWQDWYAEVDRALRELLDRCTQVFVFGLSMGGALSLRLAAKHGDAITGVVLVNPANKVHDPLAVALPVAQHFIRSTPGIASDIAKPGVAELGYTRVPTRAAHSLRQFLRMLDTELPQVTQPVLLLHSPQDHVVPPVDSARILSRISSTDVTETLLEQSYHVATLDHDAERIFEDSHAFIGRLAPSVGKEGTATVG from the coding sequence GAGGTCGGCGTCCTTCTCTGCCACGGCTTCACCGGCTCCCCCCAGTCCATGCGCCCCTGGGCCGACTTCCTGGCCGAGCGCGGGCTGACGGTCTCGCTGCCCCTGCTGCCCGGCCACGGCACCCGCTGGGAGGACATGCAGCTCACCGGCTGGCAGGACTGGTACGCGGAGGTGGACCGCGCGCTGCGGGAACTCCTGGACCGCTGCACGCAGGTGTTCGTCTTCGGCCTGTCCATGGGCGGGGCGCTGAGCCTGCGGCTGGCGGCGAAGCACGGTGACGCGATCACCGGCGTCGTGCTGGTCAACCCGGCCAACAAGGTGCACGACCCGCTCGCCGTCGCCCTCCCGGTAGCCCAGCACTTCATACGGTCCACGCCGGGCATCGCGAGCGACATCGCCAAGCCGGGCGTCGCCGAGCTGGGCTACACCCGCGTCCCGACCCGGGCCGCGCACTCGCTGCGGCAGTTCCTGCGGATGCTGGACACCGAGCTGCCCCAGGTCACCCAGCCGGTGCTGCTGCTGCACAGCCCGCAGGACCACGTGGTGCCGCCGGTCGACTCGGCGCGCATCCTGAGCCGGATCTCGTCGACCGACGTTACGGAGACTCTGCTGGAACAGAGCTACCACGTCGCGACGTTGGACCATGATGCAGAGCGAATTTTCGAGGACAGTCACGCATTCATCGGCCGGCTCGCTCCGAGTGTCGGCAAGGAGGGGACGGCCACCGTTGGCTGA